Proteins from one Romboutsia sp. CE17 genomic window:
- the lysS gene encoding lysine--tRNA ligase, with the protein MSKDQQVELQEDLSEVLQVRRDKLAKLQEMGRDPFHQSRYDRTSNSMAIKDNFDEMEGKIVKIAGRIMSKRIQGKAGFIDIQDQQGRIQCYVRLDRIGEEEYAIFSTYDIGDIIGLEGEVFKTKKEEISVKANNVVLLSKSLQILPEKYHGLKDQDLRYRQRYVDLIVNPEVKDAFLTRTKALKALRSFLDERGFLEVETPILNTIAGGANARPFITHHNTLDIPMYLRIANELYLKRLIVGGFDKVYEMGRMFRNEGMSVKHNPEYTAMELYQAYADYTDMMEITENLISHMAEVATGSMKINYQGTEIDFTPPWRRMTMEECVKEYTGVDFATINTDEEALAIAKEKGIEITPGMRRGEIINAFFEEFGEDKLIQPTFITHHPVEVSPLAKRNVEDPRKTDRFEAFANKWELANAFSELNDPIDQKGRFMDQLRKKELGDDEACDMDEDFINALEVGLPPTGGLGIGIDRVMMLLTNSPSIRDVLLFPTMKPIDNNVKKSDEE; encoded by the coding sequence ATGAGTAAAGATCAACAAGTTGAATTACAAGAAGATCTTAGTGAAGTTCTTCAAGTAAGAAGAGATAAACTAGCTAAGCTACAAGAAATGGGAAGAGATCCTTTCCACCAAAGTAGATATGATAGAACAAGCAATTCAATGGCTATAAAAGATAACTTCGATGAAATGGAAGGAAAAATAGTTAAAATTGCTGGTCGTATAATGAGCAAAAGAATACAAGGTAAAGCTGGGTTTATAGATATACAAGACCAACAAGGTAGAATTCAATGTTATGTTAGATTAGACAGAATTGGTGAAGAAGAGTATGCTATATTCTCTACATATGATATTGGTGATATAATAGGTCTTGAAGGTGAAGTATTTAAAACTAAAAAAGAAGAAATATCAGTAAAGGCTAATAATGTAGTTTTATTATCTAAATCATTACAAATACTTCCAGAAAAGTATCATGGATTAAAAGATCAAGATTTAAGATACAGACAAAGATATGTTGATTTAATAGTTAATCCAGAAGTAAAAGATGCTTTCTTAACTAGAACTAAAGCTCTTAAAGCTTTAAGATCTTTCTTAGATGAAAGAGGTTTCTTAGAAGTTGAAACTCCTATATTAAATACTATAGCTGGTGGAGCTAATGCTAGACCATTTATAACTCATCATAATACACTAGATATACCAATGTACTTAAGAATAGCTAATGAGTTATACTTAAAGAGACTTATAGTTGGTGGATTTGATAAAGTTTATGAAATGGGAAGAATGTTTAGAAATGAAGGTATGTCTGTTAAGCATAATCCAGAATATACAGCTATGGAATTATATCAAGCATATGCAGATTATACAGATATGATGGAGATAACTGAAAATCTTATATCTCATATGGCTGAAGTTGCAACAGGAAGCATGAAAATAAACTATCAAGGAACTGAAATAGACTTTACACCTCCATGGAGAAGAATGACTATGGAAGAGTGTGTAAAAGAATATACAGGTGTAGATTTTGCTACTATAAATACAGATGAAGAAGCTTTAGCTATTGCTAAAGAAAAAGGCATAGAAATAACTCCAGGAATGAGAAGAGGAGAAATAATTAACGCCTTCTTCGAAGAATTTGGTGAAGATAAGTTAATACAACCAACATTCATAACTCATCATCCAGTTGAGGTATCTCCTCTTGCTAAAAGAAATGTAGAGGATCCAAGAAAAACAGATAGATTTGAAGCTTTTGCTAATAAATGGGAGTTAGCTAATGCATTCTCTGAACTTAATGATCCAATAGACCAAAAAGGAAGATTTATGGATCAGTTAAGAAAGAAAGAATTAGGTGACGATGAAGCTTGTGATATGGATGAAGATTTCATAAATGCTTTAGAAGTAGGTCTGCCTCCTACTGGTGGGTTAGGGATAGGTATAGATAGAGTTATGATGTTATTAACTAACTCTCCATCTATAAGAGATGTATTATTATTCCCAACAATGAAACCAATAGATAATAATGTTAAAAAATCAGATGAAGAATAG
- the greA gene encoding transcription elongation factor GreA, whose protein sequence is MEQKNEILLTQEGYNKLEEEVELLKTVRRKEVAERIKVAISFGDLSENAEYDEAKNEQAQVEERIMKLENMIRKAVIIDESQIDLNVVTIGSIVKVQDVEFDEDVEYTIVGSAEADPYDGKISNESPVGKALLGRTVGEEVDVQVPDGTAKFKILEIRR, encoded by the coding sequence ATGGAACAAAAAAATGAAATACTTTTAACTCAAGAAGGTTACAACAAATTAGAGGAAGAAGTTGAATTACTGAAGACTGTTAGAAGAAAAGAAGTTGCAGAAAGAATAAAAGTTGCTATATCTTTTGGTGACTTATCTGAAAATGCTGAATATGATGAAGCTAAGAATGAGCAAGCTCAAGTTGAAGAAAGAATAATGAAACTTGAAAATATGATAAGAAAAGCTGTTATCATAGATGAAAGTCAAATAGACTTAAATGTTGTTACTATAGGTTCGATCGTAAAAGTTCAAGATGTTGAATTTGATGAAGACGTTGAATATACAATAGTAGGTTCAGCTGAAGCAGACCCATACGATGGTAAAATATCAAATGAGTCTCCAGTAGGAAAAGCTCTTTTAGGAAGAACTGTAGGAGAAGAAGTAGACGTTCAAGTTCCAGATGGAACAGCGAAGTTTAAAATATTAGAAATAAGAAGATAA
- the dusB gene encoding tRNA dihydrouridine synthase DusB: protein MKIGNVELKNKVFLSPMAGVTDLPFRLICKEQNCGMLYTEMINAKALCYDDENTKKMLKIEEEEHPVAVQIFGSDPEFMGRAAEIMNQYPNEILDINMGCPAPKVVKNGDGSALMKNPKLAEEVLKSVVKHSTKPVTLKIRKGWDDNSINAVEIAKIAEASGISALAIHGRTREQYYSGKADWDIITDIKNAINIPVIGNGDVFTVEDARNMLDKTGCDAIMIGRGAQGNPWIFKRINHYMETGDILPEPTLEEKIRIAKKHLNLAVEEHGEYVAVREMRKHIAWYLKGLKGSAKVRDEINKITSYEEVLRRLDDYMEDALTLV, encoded by the coding sequence ATGAAAATAGGGAATGTTGAGTTAAAAAATAAAGTGTTCTTATCACCTATGGCAGGAGTTACAGACCTTCCTTTTAGGCTAATATGTAAAGAGCAAAATTGTGGAATGTTATATACAGAAATGATAAATGCAAAAGCATTATGTTATGATGATGAAAATACAAAGAAAATGTTAAAGATAGAAGAGGAAGAACATCCAGTAGCAGTTCAAATATTTGGATCAGATCCAGAGTTTATGGGAAGAGCTGCAGAGATAATGAATCAATATCCAAATGAGATTCTTGACATAAATATGGGATGTCCAGCTCCTAAGGTTGTAAAAAATGGAGATGGATCAGCCCTTATGAAGAATCCTAAATTAGCAGAAGAAGTTTTAAAATCAGTTGTAAAACATTCAACTAAGCCTGTAACTTTAAAAATAAGAAAAGGTTGGGATGACAACAGTATAAATGCTGTAGAAATAGCTAAAATAGCAGAAGCGAGTGGTATAAGTGCATTAGCGATACATGGTAGGACTAGAGAACAATACTACTCTGGAAAAGCTGATTGGGATATAATAACAGATATAAAAAATGCTATAAACATACCTGTTATAGGTAATGGAGATGTATTTACAGTTGAAGATGCAAGAAATATGTTAGATAAAACTGGTTGTGATGCTATAATGATAGGTAGAGGTGCTCAAGGGAATCCATGGATATTTAAGAGAATCAATCACTATATGGAAACTGGAGATATACTACCAGAGCCTACATTAGAGGAAAAGATACGTATAGCTAAAAAGCATTTAAACCTTGCTGTAGAAGAACATGGTGAATATGTAGCTGTAAGAGAGATGAGAAAACATATAGCATGGTATTTAAAAGGATTAAAAGGTTCAGCGAAAGTTAGAGATGAAATTAATAAAATAACAAGTTATGAAGAAGTCTTAAGAAGGCTTGATGACTACATGGAAGATGCCTTGACATTAGTATAA
- a CDS encoding type III pantothenate kinase, which translates to MLLVFDVGNTNMVLGIYKGKELIKDWRINTDKEKTSDEYGILISSLFKYENIDMSEIKDVIISSVVPNVMHSLENFCIKYCNKQPLIVGPGIKTGLNIKYDNPQQVGADRVVNAVAGIEKYGYPLILVDFGTATTFCAISDKCEYLGGTIAPGIKISSEALFQRASKLPRVELIKPGTTICKTTVSAMQSGIIYGYVGLVDKIIAMMKDELNYDNIKVIATGGLANLIASETDSIDYVDKFLTLDGLRVIYEKN; encoded by the coding sequence ATGCTTTTAGTATTCGACGTTGGAAATACCAATATGGTATTAGGTATATATAAAGGTAAAGAACTTATAAAAGATTGGAGAATAAACACAGATAAAGAAAAAACATCTGATGAATATGGGATATTAATAAGTAGCTTATTCAAATATGAAAATATAGATATGAGTGAAATAAAAGATGTTATAATATCTTCTGTTGTACCAAATGTAATGCATTCTCTTGAAAATTTTTGTATAAAATATTGTAATAAACAACCATTGATAGTAGGACCGGGTATAAAAACTGGTTTAAATATAAAATATGATAACCCGCAACAAGTTGGAGCAGATAGAGTTGTGAATGCAGTGGCTGGTATAGAGAAGTATGGATACCCTCTTATATTAGTTGATTTTGGAACTGCAACAACATTTTGTGCGATATCTGATAAATGTGAATACTTAGGAGGGACAATTGCTCCAGGTATAAAAATATCTAGTGAAGCTTTATTCCAAAGAGCATCTAAGTTGCCAAGGGTTGAGCTTATAAAACCTGGAACAACAATATGTAAAACTACAGTTTCAGCTATGCAATCCGGAATTATATATGGATATGTAGGATTAGTAGATAAGATAATAGCTATGATGAAGGATGAGTTAAACTATGATAATATCAAAGTTATAGCTACAGGAGGTCTTGCGAATCTTATAGCTTCTGAAACTGATAGTATAGATTATGTAGATAAGTTTTTAACTCTAGATGGATTAAGGGTTATATACGAAAAAAATTAA
- a CDS encoding ECF transporter S component: MINPQASTRKKVNVRRMTIISLLSAISIMLSMIPLGYIQIGPLAITTMCIPVMIGGIIEGPMVGMVVGLIFGLTSMFRGMAGMAGVTGFVFINPLVSVLPRIFIGLVSYYSFKLSMKIIKNTYVSGLIAGGMASITNTVGVLGMIYVLYAAEYAKALGQSAGTAKALLMGIATTNGIAEALGGALVVSAVVVVLKKSKI; this comes from the coding sequence ATGATAAATCCACAAGCATCAACAAGAAAGAAAGTAAATGTAAGAAGAATGACTATAATAAGTTTACTTTCGGCAATATCGATAATGCTATCGATGATTCCACTTGGTTATATACAAATAGGGCCATTAGCTATAACTACAATGTGTATACCAGTAATGATAGGTGGAATTATTGAAGGACCTATGGTGGGTATGGTTGTAGGACTTATATTTGGTCTTACTAGTATGTTCAGAGGTATGGCGGGTATGGCAGGAGTTACTGGCTTTGTATTTATAAATCCGCTAGTTTCAGTACTACCAAGAATTTTTATTGGATTGGTATCTTATTATTCATTTAAGTTATCTATGAAGATTATAAAAAACACATATGTATCTGGTCTTATAGCAGGAGGTATGGCATCTATTACAAATACAGTTGGTGTTTTAGGAATGATATATGTTCTTTATGCTGCGGAATATGCTAAGGCTTTAGGACAAAGCGCAGGAACAGCAAAAGCACTTTTAATGGGAATAGCTACAACTAATGGTATAGCAGAAGCTTTAGGTGGCGCTTTAGTTGTATCGGCTGTAGTTGTTGTACTTAAGAAAAGCAAAATATAG
- a CDS encoding P1 family peptidase → MYNNILDVKGLKVGQVQDENGLTGCTVVICEDGAVCGVDVRGSAPGTRETDLLDPINLIQKVHAVVLSGGSAFGLESTCGVSKYLEEKNIGFDVGVAKVPIVVGAVLFDLAAGDPKCRPDKEMGYRACEIASDEFLKQGNYGAGCGATVGKIKGPEYAMKGGIGSYSIKLDNGLVVSALIAVNAFGDVYEDGEIIAGVLNSSKTRILSSYELMKQGVSKGGFSIDNTTIGIVATNAKLDKAGCKKVSQMAHDGYAKAIFPIHTSHDGDTIFTMATGEVETDITLLGSLAVEVVEKSIINAIKNANGVKNILSYKDMPILQV, encoded by the coding sequence ATGTATAATAATATATTAGATGTAAAAGGTTTAAAAGTTGGACAAGTTCAAGATGAAAATGGTCTTACAGGATGCACCGTTGTTATTTGTGAAGATGGTGCAGTATGTGGTGTAGATGTAAGGGGGTCTGCTCCAGGAACAAGAGAAACTGATTTATTAGACCCAATAAACTTAATACAAAAAGTGCATGCAGTAGTACTATCAGGTGGATCAGCATTTGGTTTAGAGTCAACGTGTGGAGTTAGTAAATATCTAGAAGAAAAAAATATAGGGTTTGATGTCGGCGTAGCAAAAGTTCCTATAGTAGTAGGTGCAGTTTTATTTGATTTAGCAGCGGGTGACCCAAAATGTAGACCAGATAAAGAGATGGGCTATAGAGCATGCGAAATAGCAAGTGATGAATTTTTAAAACAAGGAAATTATGGTGCTGGATGTGGTGCGACTGTAGGTAAAATAAAAGGGCCGGAGTACGCAATGAAGGGTGGCATAGGGAGTTATTCTATAAAACTAGATAATGGTTTAGTTGTATCTGCTTTAATTGCTGTAAATGCATTTGGCGATGTATATGAAGATGGTGAAATAATAGCTGGTGTACTAAATAGTTCAAAAACTAGAATATTAAGTAGTTATGAACTTATGAAACAGGGAGTAAGCAAAGGTGGATTTAGCATAGATAATACTACAATAGGTATAGTAGCGACCAATGCTAAACTAGATAAAGCTGGATGTAAGAAAGTATCTCAAATGGCTCATGATGGATATGCAAAAGCTATATTCCCTATACATACATCTCATGATGGAGATACTATATTTACTATGGCAACGGGGGAAGTAGAAACTGATATAACTTTATTAGGATCTCTTGCAGTAGAAGTAGTTGAAAAAAGTATTATAAATGCTATAAAAAATGCCAATGGAGTAAAAAATATATTATCATATAAAGATATGCCTATATTACAAGTTTAG
- a CDS encoding biotin--[acetyl-CoA-carboxylase] ligase, whose protein sequence is MRSKIIGMILDNEKDFMSGEEISKKLGISRSAVWKHIKALKEEGYDIESVNKKGYRLKEKPMDLLSSQNINHELKTKFIGKNIIHFETIDSTNTYSKSIAMKEPEGTVVISEEQTKGRGRLGRIWDSKAHEGIWMSIILKPDILPYKSTFLTIIAGASIAKALNDLGIKVGIKWPNDIILNGKKLCGILTELSAEIERINYIVLGIGMNVKNKDFPSDIENIATSLYKEGYEISRVDIVRYILCELEKNYIRYIVDGDKKSIIDIYKKYSVVLNKNIYIIKNEEKELVNCIDINLDGNLIVKRSDGSIDEIISGEVSVRGENGYV, encoded by the coding sequence ATGAGGTCTAAAATTATAGGTATGATATTAGATAATGAGAAAGATTTTATGTCTGGTGAAGAAATATCTAAGAAATTAGGTATATCTAGAAGTGCAGTTTGGAAACATATAAAGGCTTTAAAAGAAGAAGGTTATGATATTGAATCTGTAAACAAAAAAGGGTATAGATTAAAAGAAAAACCTATGGACTTACTGAGCTCTCAAAATATTAATCATGAGCTTAAAACAAAATTCATTGGTAAAAATATCATACATTTTGAAACAATAGACTCAACTAATACATATTCAAAATCTATTGCAATGAAAGAGCCAGAGGGAACTGTAGTTATAAGTGAAGAACAAACTAAAGGCAGAGGTAGGCTAGGTAGGATATGGGACTCTAAAGCTCATGAAGGTATTTGGATGAGTATAATTCTAAAGCCAGATATACTACCTTATAAGTCTACATTTTTAACGATAATAGCAGGTGCTAGCATAGCAAAAGCGTTAAATGATTTAGGTATAAAAGTAGGTATAAAATGGCCTAATGATATAATATTAAATGGTAAAAAGTTATGTGGAATACTTACTGAATTATCAGCGGAAATAGAAAGAATTAATTATATTGTACTTGGGATTGGTATGAATGTTAAAAATAAAGATTTTCCAAGTGATATAGAAAATATAGCTACATCATTATATAAAGAAGGATATGAGATATCTAGAGTAGATATTGTAAGATATATATTATGTGAGTTAGAGAAAAATTATATTAGGTATATAGTTGATGGAGATAAGAAGAGTATTATAGATATTTACAAAAAATACTCTGTTGTACTTAATAAAAATATATATATTATAAAAAATGAAGAGAAAGAGCTTGTTAACTGTATAGATATAAACTTAGATGGAAATCTAATTGTAAAAAGAAGTGATGGCTCAATAGATGAAATTATATCTGGAGAGGTTTCTGTAAGAGGTGAGAACGGATATGTATAA
- the ftsH gene encoding ATP-dependent zinc metalloprotease FtsH, producing the protein MNKLLKGAGFYLLIFIIIVGIVQFSGSPTEEVEKLEFSQVYQELTDENISRLHFISETSVEGTIKDTNKKFTSYIPEEVMGDKFADAVLNQAMDGKLVVGGEAKPSTPWFIDILPSIFVLFLMLILWFVFMNQSQGGGGKVMNFGKSKAKVHKDDEKTRVTFKDVAGLTEEKEDLQEVVDFLKNPKRYIDLGARIPKGILMVGPPGTGKTYLSRAVAGEAGVPFFSISGSDFVEMFVGVGASRVRDLFEQAKKNAPAIIFIDEIDAVGRKRGAGLGGGHDEREQTLNQLLVEMDGFGVNQGIIIMAATNRPDILDPALLRPGRFDREIVVGAPDVKGREAIFKVHSKNKPLADDVRPDVLARRTPGFTPADIENIMNEAAILTARRRDKKIHMDIIEEAITKVMVGVAKKSRVISEKDRKLTAYHEAGHAICMHVLKHVSPVHQVTIIPRGRAGGFTEPLPQEDQMYGTKLEMEETIVMALGGRVAEELVMEDISTGASNDLERVTSIARAMVTKYGMSPKLGPMVFGDADDEVFLGNSFTTKRNYSEEVAFEIDKEIRSIVDKAYRECKHILQENMSKLDYVAKALLVYETLDADQFIKAFNEELSLDIDNTKNNGSSNKEEAVTEDESNINDIKSTSDMKNDNIVELKRDFKNDNKDE; encoded by the coding sequence TTGAACAAACTTTTAAAAGGAGCAGGTTTCTATCTGCTAATTTTCATAATAATAGTAGGGATAGTTCAATTTTCTGGTAGTCCAACAGAAGAAGTAGAGAAACTAGAATTTTCTCAAGTTTATCAAGAGTTAACAGACGAAAATATATCAAGGTTACATTTTATAAGCGAAACTTCAGTAGAGGGAACTATTAAAGATACAAATAAGAAGTTCACATCTTACATACCTGAAGAAGTAATGGGGGATAAATTTGCTGATGCAGTATTAAATCAAGCTATGGATGGAAAGCTTGTTGTTGGAGGAGAAGCAAAACCGTCAACACCATGGTTTATAGATATTCTACCGAGTATATTTGTATTATTCCTTATGTTAATACTTTGGTTTGTGTTCATGAACCAGTCTCAAGGTGGAGGCGGAAAGGTAATGAACTTTGGAAAATCTAAAGCTAAAGTACATAAGGATGATGAAAAAACTAGAGTAACATTTAAAGATGTTGCAGGTTTAACAGAAGAAAAAGAAGATTTGCAAGAAGTAGTTGACTTCTTAAAAAATCCAAAGCGATATATAGACTTAGGTGCTAGAATACCAAAAGGTATACTTATGGTAGGACCTCCAGGTACAGGTAAAACTTATTTATCAAGAGCTGTTGCTGGAGAAGCAGGAGTACCATTCTTTAGTATAAGTGGTTCTGACTTTGTTGAAATGTTTGTTGGGGTAGGAGCATCAAGGGTTAGAGATTTGTTTGAACAAGCTAAGAAAAATGCACCAGCTATAATATTCATAGATGAAATAGATGCTGTGGGTAGAAAAAGGGGTGCAGGTCTTGGTGGAGGACATGATGAAAGAGAGCAAACTCTGAATCAATTACTAGTAGAGATGGATGGATTTGGTGTTAACCAAGGTATTATAATCATGGCAGCGACAAATAGACCAGATATACTAGACCCTGCTTTACTTAGACCAGGTAGATTTGATAGAGAGATTGTTGTTGGAGCACCAGATGTTAAAGGCAGAGAAGCGATATTTAAAGTCCATTCTAAAAATAAACCATTAGCTGATGATGTTCGTCCAGATGTTTTAGCTAGAAGAACACCTGGATTTACACCAGCAGACATAGAAAATATAATGAACGAAGCAGCAATATTAACTGCAAGAAGAAGAGATAAAAAAATACATATGGACATTATAGAAGAAGCTATAACAAAGGTTATGGTTGGTGTAGCTAAGAAATCTAGAGTTATAAGTGAAAAAGATAGAAAACTTACAGCTTACCATGAAGCAGGGCATGCTATATGTATGCATGTACTTAAGCATGTGAGTCCAGTTCATCAAGTTACTATAATACCTAGAGGTAGAGCTGGTGGGTTTACTGAACCACTTCCTCAAGAAGATCAAATGTATGGAACTAAGTTGGAAATGGAAGAAACTATAGTTATGGCTCTTGGTGGTAGAGTTGCTGAAGAACTAGTTATGGAAGACATATCAACTGGAGCTTCTAATGATTTAGAAAGAGTAACATCGATAGCTAGAGCTATGGTAACTAAATATGGTATGAGCCCAAAACTAGGACCTATGGTATTTGGAGATGCTGATGATGAGGTGTTCTTAGGAAATAGCTTTACTACTAAGAGAAATTACTCAGAAGAAGTTGCATTTGAAATAGATAAAGAGATAAGAAGTATAGTTGATAAAGCATATAGAGAGTGTAAGCATATACTACAAGAAAATATGAGTAAGCTAGACTATGTTGCAAAAGCTTTATTAGTATATGAAACTTTAGATGCTGACCAATTTATAAAAGCTTTCAATGAAGAATTATCATTAGACATAGATAATACTAAAAATAATGGATCTTCTAATAAAGAAGAAGCAGTAACAGAAGATGAATCTAATATAAATGATATAAAAAGTACTTCTGATATGAAAAATGATAATATAGTTGAATTAAAAAGAGACTTTAAAAACGATAATAAAGATGAATAA
- the tilS gene encoding tRNA lysidine(34) synthetase TilS, producing MIFEKVLSTINKYELIKKGDKIVVGLSGGPDSVCLLHILSRMKDEWDLEIYAAHLNHQIRGIEAQKDAFYISKLCEEMGITFFIKSINVPEYCEKNGVSIEEGARQLRYEMFSEIKDKTKANKIAIGHNLNDQAETILMRIMRGTGLQGLKGIDYIRDGVIIRPILDIERKDIEEYCKHYKLNPRIDQSNLESIYTRNKIRLDLIPYMKDNFNSNVIESIVRMGNSLRSDNDYLENEALIKFKDISKINSDSVELKINSYTNLHSAIKVRVLRNAIKQILGDTNFIDQRHIDDIIELEDESKIDKVINLPRGIFVYRKKDSIIITNKEIVIEELEFCYNIPSNGFIKIREIGVVIETQVMSIDKYKRSKSDKSCKWFDFNKIEGGIVARNRRTGDKIKLSGGSKKIKDLFIDIKIPKEDRSKVPIIADSQGILSVGNIRNSENYKIDSQTKEVLKVSFKKI from the coding sequence TTCTGTATGTTTATTACATATTTTAAGTAGAATGAAAGATGAATGGGATCTAGAAATTTATGCAGCTCATTTAAATCACCAAATAAGAGGAATAGAAGCTCAAAAAGATGCTTTTTATATTTCTAAGCTTTGTGAAGAGATGGGAATTACTTTCTTTATAAAGTCAATAAATGTTCCAGAATACTGTGAAAAAAATGGTGTATCAATCGAAGAAGGTGCAAGACAGCTTAGATATGAAATGTTTAGTGAAATAAAAGATAAAACAAAAGCTAATAAAATAGCTATTGGACATAACTTAAATGACCAAGCAGAAACGATTCTAATGCGTATTATGAGAGGTACTGGGTTACAAGGACTAAAAGGAATTGATTACATTAGAGATGGTGTTATAATTAGACCTATTTTAGATATTGAAAGAAAAGACATAGAAGAGTACTGTAAACATTATAAACTTAATCCAAGAATAGATCAGTCAAATTTAGAAAGTATATATACTAGAAATAAAATTAGATTAGACTTAATACCATATATGAAGGATAATTTCAATTCTAATGTAATAGAATCTATAGTAAGAATGGGTAATAGTTTGAGAAGTGACAATGACTATTTAGAAAATGAAGCTTTAATTAAGTTTAAAGATATATCAAAAATAAATAGTGATAGTGTAGAACTTAAAATAAATTCATATACTAATTTACATAGTGCTATAAAAGTTAGAGTACTTAGAAATGCTATAAAACAAATATTAGGCGATACTAATTTTATAGATCAAAGGCATATAGATGATATTATAGAATTAGAAGATGAATCTAAAATTGATAAAGTGATTAACTTACCAAGGGGCATATTTGTATATAGAAAAAAAGATAGCATAATAATTACAAACAAAGAAATAGTTATTGAAGAGCTAGAATTTTGTTATAATATACCTAGTAATGGATTTATAAAAATTAGAGAAATAGGTGTAGTTATTGAGACTCAAGTAATGAGTATAGATAAATATAAAAGAAGTAAGTCAGACAAATCATGCAAATGGTTTGATTTTAATAAAATAGAAGGGGGTATAGTAGCAAGAAATAGAAGAACAGGTGATAAAATTAAACTTTCAGGTGGAAGTAAAAAGATTAAAGATTTATTTATTGACATAAAAATTCCTAAAGAGGATAGAAGTAAAGTTCCTATAATTGCTGATAGTCAAGGAATACTAAGTGTTGGCAATATAAGAAACAGCGAAAATTATAAAATTGATTCACAAACAAAAGAAGTCTTAAAGGTTAGCTTTAAGAAAATATAG